The sequence below is a genomic window from Streptococcus oralis.
GTCCAACGATTTCAAGTGCATCTGCCACTTTTTTCCAGTGGCTGGCCTTTAAGGTGTGAAAGAGTGGGATGGATGGATAGAGTCCCAGAGAGACGCATTCCTTGACCTTGATAGGGAAATTGTAGTCGATATGGATTTTTTGCTCGACATAGGCAACTCGATGTAAAGATTTCTTGACTTCTTTGTCGTCGAGAAAGGCCTGACCTTCATGTGGGATAATTCCCAACATACCTTTTAATAAAGTTGATTTTCCAGCACCATTTGGACCAATAATTCCGGTAATCGTTGGTCCTTGGAGCACTAGTGAGATATCCTTTAGTGCCAACGTTTCTTTGTAGGAGACACTGAGGTGTTCAATACGTATCATACAGTTGTTTTCCTCCTGCCTTTTAATATACCTTAAAAAAAAAATTAAGTCAAGTTAATTTTTGAAAAATTTAAAATAATAACTGAAAAATGAAGAGAAAAGAGAAACCATTTTTAATTGCATTCCCAAGTGTTTTTTGCTAAGCTAAGAATAAGTGAAAAATGAAAGCGAGAACAAGATGACACGTTATCAAGATGATTTTTATGATGCAATCAATGGCGAATGGGAAAAAACAGCTGTCATTCCAGCTGACAAATCTCGAACAGGTGGTTTTATTGACCTTGATGAAGAGATTGAAGAGTTGATGCTGGCAACTACAGACAAGTGGTTGGCAGGTGAGGAAGTCCCAGAGGATGCTATCCTCGCCAACTTTGTTAAGTACCATCGCATGGTACGCGATTTTGATAAGAGAGAAGCAGATGGGATTAAGCCCGTCCTTCCTCTACTCAAGGAATACCAAGACTTAGAAAGTTTTGCAGATTTTACCAGCAAACTAGCAGAGTTTGAACTAGCTGGTAAACCAAACTTCCTTCCATTTGGTGTTTCACCAGACTTTATGGATGCCAGAACCAATGTTCTCTGGGCCAGTGCACCAGGAACGATTTTGCCAGATACGACCTACTATGCGGAAGACCATCCTCAACGTGAGGAGCTCTTAACGCTTTGGAAGGAAAGTACTACGAATCTTCTCAAAGCCTATGATTTTTCAGATGAGGAAATCGCAGATTTGCTAGAGAAGAGATTGGAATTGGATCGTCGTATCGCAGCAGTAGTCCTTTCAAACGAAGAAAGTTCAGAATATGCCAAACTCTATCATCCATACGCTTATGAAGATTTCAAGAAATTCGCCCCTGCTCTACCTCTAGATGACTTTTTCCAAGCCGTTCTTGGGCAAGTGCCTGACAAGGTTATAGTAGATGAGGAACGTTTCTGGCAAGCAGCAGACCAATTTTACAGTGAAGAAGCTTGGCCTCTACTCAAAGCAACCTTGATTTTGGCTGTGGTCAATCTTTCAACAAGCTATCTTACAGATGAGATTCGCGTCTTGTCAGGTGCCTATGGACGTGCCCTTTCAGGTGTTCCAGAAGCTCAGGACAAGGTCAAGGCAGCCTATCACTTGGCCCAAGGTCCTTTCAAGCAAGCCCTTGGTCTCTGGTATGCGCATGAAAAATTCTCCCCAGAAGCAAAGGCGGATGTAGAGAAAAAAGTAGCGACTATGATTGACGTTTATAAGGAACGTTTGGCTAAGAACGACTGGCTCACTCCTGAAACGCGTGACAAGGCCATCGTCAAACTCAATGTCATCAAGCCTTATATCGGTTATCCAGAAGAATTGCCAGCACGCTACAAGGACAAGGTGGTCGATGAAACGGCTAGTCTTTTTGACAATGCCCTAGCCTTTGCGCGTGTGGAAATCAAGCACAGCTGGGGCAAGTGGAACCAACCTGTTGACTACAAGGAGTGGGGTATGCCTGCTCACATGGTTAATGCCTACTACAATCCTCAGAAGAACTTGATTGTCTTCCCAGCGGCCATTTTACAGGCTCCATTCTATGACTTGCATCAGTCGTCTTCTGCTAACTACGGTGGTATTGGTGCTGTTATTGCCCACGAGATTTCTCATGCCTTTGACACAAATGGCGCTTCCTTTGATGAAAATGGTAGTCTCAAGGATTGGTGGACAGAGAGTGACTATGCCGCCTTTAAAGAAAAAACGCAAAAAGTTATCGACCAATTTGATGGCCAAGAATCTTACGGCGCAAGGATCAACGGAAAACTAACCGTATCAGAAAACGTTGCCGACTTGGGAGGAATTGCTGCAGCCCTTGAAGCTGCCAAGAGAGAACCAGACTTCTCTGCTGAAGAATTCTTCCACAACTTTGCTCGTATCTGGCGCATGAAAGGTCGTCCGGAGTTGATGAAACTCATGGCTAGTGTCGATGTCCACGCGCCAGCTAAACTCCGTGTCAACATCCAAGTACCCAACTTCGATGACTTCTTTACAACTTATGATGTAAAAGAAGGCGACGGTATGTGGCGCGCACCAGAGGATCGTGTGATTATTTGGTAAGACTAAAACCAAGGATAGCATCCTTGGTTTTTTTGCTTGCTAGAAAAAGGGATTAAAAGTCTTTTCGTGAGCGATAGTCGTAGCTGGACCATGGCCGGGGTAGACGTCGTAGTTAGGAAGAGTGAAGAGTTGAGTCTGAATGCTATGGAGGAGTTGTTCCATGCTACCAGTAGGGAGGTCGGTCCGTCCGATGGTTTCGCGGAAAAGAGCATCTCCCGTCAAGACTAGATGGGCATCAGGAAAGACTAGGGAAACACCACCGATAGAGTGGCCTGGGGTTGGTAGGGCAGTAAAACGGAATTCTTCAAGCTGGTATTCTTCATGAAAAACAAAGGTGTGCTCAGCAGGTTTTGAGACCACATCTTCCATGTCATCATGTCGAGGGAGACCAGAGAGATTATCTACAGGTGTATAAAGCCAAGATGCTTCACTCTCTGCTACATAAACTGGGGGATTTCCAAAAGTATCTCTGACCAAGTCAAGACTCATAATATGGTCGTAGTGGGTGTGGGTCAGCAGAATCGCGCAGACTGGTTTGTTGATTTTCTCGATGGTCTTGCGAATGGCTTCCCAATGGCTACCTGGGTCAACCACAATCAGGTGATGGTCTCCCTCTATGTAGTAGGTGTTTTCATAGGCAACAGGATTGACAGTTTTATGGATTTTCATAGGATTTCCTCTCTCAAAGAATGTACTGATATCAGTATAACACAGAAGAGAAGGCTTAGGGTATTAGAAAGTATTTTTATACCTTAACGATTTTTCCAAGCTTGGTAACGGGTATCAATCAAGAGTTGGGTTAAGCGTCCCATGGTTTCTCTTTCTTCGGGAGTGAGGGATTGAGCTTGGACAAAGAGATGGTGAACGTGTTCAATGACCTTGAAGGAAGAAAGATCGTTGATAGAGGAGATGCCTGCATCAAGAATAATTCCAAAAAAGAGGTCAAAGTAGAGCTGCAGTTCCGTATCAGGGACAGTTTCAACCCATTCCTTGAAGGTTGTATCGACTTGCTGGCTGTCACTATTGGTCTCGTCCAGTTGGACAAAGTGTTTGTCTTCAACCTGCCAACTAAAGGTGTCGTGCTGAGCAAGGCCACCTAAGGCGGTGCTTCGAACGACGATTTTTTTATCTGGAATTTCCAGCATCATCCCGATGATAGACCCTTGTGGGATAAATACTTTCGTTCTTTCCATCATGTTTTGATAGCCTGGTGTTTTGGTTAGTTCCTTGTGAAGTCCAGGTGCATCAAAAGTATAGACAGAGATAATATTTTTCTGCAAGTTTGGATCAAGTTGACTGGCAGCATAGACAGCTAGATTGCCTCCTTTTGAGTGTCCTGCTAGGATAACCTTTTGCTTAGGATGTTGAGCAAAAAAATTCTCTAAATACTGGAGGGCATGTTTTTGAGCTGGAATTTCTTTCATATAGGTCATATGAAAATCTTCTTTCCAACCGATGATACTATCATCCGTTCCGCGAAAAACAAGCAAATAGGTATCGAGACTGATACGATAAGTCATGGCTGCAAACTGTTTTTGCAATTCAGGATTGATATCATTGATAAAGTTTGAGAGTTTGCAATTTTTAAAGCGTTTGTGTTGAGAGAGTTGGTCCAACAACTGGAGGCGGTTCTTATTGGTCAGCATAGTCTTTTCTCTAGGGATTTGAGGTGCAAGATCTATGAGACGCTTTGGTTCTTGGGTGACTACATCATCGAAAGCAAGATAGGTTAATTCAGTCAAGGCAAGAACATCTAACTCATTCATGGGGAGATCATAAAAGGAATCGTATGCTACATCATTCAGGTAGTCAAAAATATTAGCCATAAAAGCTCCTTTCTCTATGTTTATCCTATCACATTTACCTAGAATTAGCTAGTAGACTTGTTCGAATGACCTAGTAGGGTTTGATTGAAATATATAGAAGATAGATTGCTCCTATTTCAAACCTCTAAACGAGCTTACTTGTATGTTATTGCTATCAATCCCATTTTCCTTTAAAAAATTCGTCATTTCTTTAACATCATCAGGCTGACCTGTGATGAGATAGCTGGCTTGATTGCCGTATTCATCAATAGCACGTTTTACAAATTCTTGACTTTGAGAAAAATCATCGCTAGTTTTATAAGTAAAATTCGGTGTTTTTTGAGCCAGTTCTTTCATCTCATTATCGAAAATAGTAACTCCTTTGTCAAAATGGTTGAGAATAATCGGACATTTACCAGCCCATTCTTTGATAAGGGGGCGTAGAGTAGAAATACCAACATCAGATGCAAAGCAAACTAGTGGCTGATTCGTATCTTTAATGGTTAAAGAGGAATCCAACCAACTCATCTCAATCTTACTGCCAGACGGTAAATGTGTCAAGGTGTTCTTA
It includes:
- a CDS encoding metal ABC transporter ATP-binding protein codes for the protein MIRIEHLSVSYKETLALKDISLVLQGPTITGIIGPNGAGKSTLLKGMLGIIPHEGQAFLDDKEVKKSLHRVAYVEQKIHIDYNFPIKVKECVSLGLYPSIPLFHTLKASHWKKVADALEIVGLSDYADRQISQLSGGQFQRVLIARCLVQEADYIFLDEPFVGIDSVSEEIIMNTLRDLKKAGKTVLIVHHDLSKVPHYFDQVLLLNRELIDLGPTEETFTEANLKKAYGSKLFFNGGDL
- a CDS encoding M13 family metallopeptidase codes for the protein MTRYQDDFYDAINGEWEKTAVIPADKSRTGGFIDLDEEIEELMLATTDKWLAGEEVPEDAILANFVKYHRMVRDFDKREADGIKPVLPLLKEYQDLESFADFTSKLAEFELAGKPNFLPFGVSPDFMDARTNVLWASAPGTILPDTTYYAEDHPQREELLTLWKESTTNLLKAYDFSDEEIADLLEKRLELDRRIAAVVLSNEESSEYAKLYHPYAYEDFKKFAPALPLDDFFQAVLGQVPDKVIVDEERFWQAADQFYSEEAWPLLKATLILAVVNLSTSYLTDEIRVLSGAYGRALSGVPEAQDKVKAAYHLAQGPFKQALGLWYAHEKFSPEAKADVEKKVATMIDVYKERLAKNDWLTPETRDKAIVKLNVIKPYIGYPEELPARYKDKVVDETASLFDNALAFARVEIKHSWGKWNQPVDYKEWGMPAHMVNAYYNPQKNLIVFPAAILQAPFYDLHQSSSANYGGIGAVIAHEISHAFDTNGASFDENGSLKDWWTESDYAAFKEKTQKVIDQFDGQESYGARINGKLTVSENVADLGGIAAALEAAKREPDFSAEEFFHNFARIWRMKGRPELMKLMASVDVHAPAKLRVNIQVPNFDDFFTTYDVKEGDGMWRAPEDRVIIW
- a CDS encoding MBL fold metallo-hydrolase, which translates into the protein MKIHKTVNPVAYENTYYIEGDHHLIVVDPGSHWEAIRKTIEKINKPVCAILLTHTHYDHIMSLDLVRDTFGNPPVYVAESEASWLYTPVDNLSGLPRHDDMEDVVSKPAEHTFVFHEEYQLEEFRFTALPTPGHSIGGVSLVFPDAHLVLTGDALFRETIGRTDLPTGSMEQLLHSIQTQLFTLPNYDVYPGHGPATTIAHEKTFNPFF
- a CDS encoding DUF2974 domain-containing protein; protein product: MANIFDYLNDVAYDSFYDLPMNELDVLALTELTYLAFDDVVTQEPKRLIDLAPQIPREKTMLTNKNRLQLLDQLSQHKRFKNCKLSNFINDINPELQKQFAAMTYRISLDTYLLVFRGTDDSIIGWKEDFHMTYMKEIPAQKHALQYLENFFAQHPKQKVILAGHSKGGNLAVYAASQLDPNLQKNIISVYTFDAPGLHKELTKTPGYQNMMERTKVFIPQGSIIGMMLEIPDKKIVVRSTALGGLAQHDTFSWQVEDKHFVQLDETNSDSQQVDTTFKEWVETVPDTELQLYFDLFFGIILDAGISSINDLSSFKVIEHVHHLFVQAQSLTPEERETMGRLTQLLIDTRYQAWKNR
- a CDS encoding ferredoxin reductase; translation: MKRGKKMFIIILSTLGALCIITWGAIAYLGRSQTLSIKSIENPSGDLYLIHITKPSHQIWKAGAYAKFTLPDTSSTASKYEAKGEQTSRWLTIASTPDEDEILILTHHSGSHFKNTLTHLPSGSKIEMSWLDSSLTIKDTNQPLVCFASDVGISTLRPLIKEWAGKCPIILNHFDKGVTIFDNEMKELAQKTPNFTYKTSDDFSQSQEFVKRAIDEYGNQASYLITGQPDDVKEMTNFLKENGIDSNNIQVSSFRGLK